From Nycticebus coucang isolate mNycCou1 chromosome 6, mNycCou1.pri, whole genome shotgun sequence, the proteins below share one genomic window:
- the GRAMD1B gene encoding protein Aster-B isoform X10: MTKEKTARLIPNAIQVCTDSEKHFFTSFGARDRTYMMMFRLWQNALLEKPLCPKELWHFVHQCYGNELGLTSDDEDYVPPDDDFNTMGYCEEIPVEENEVNDSSSKSSIETKPDASPQLPKKSITNSTLTSTGSSEAPVSFDGLALEEEALEGDGSLEKELAIDSIIGEKMDIIAPVTSPSLDFNDNEDIPTELSDSSDTHDEGEVQAFYEDLSGRQYVNEVFNFSVDKLYDLLFTNSPFQRDFMEQRRFSDIIFHPWKKEENGNQSRVILYTITLTNPLAPKTATVRETQTMYKASQESECYVIDAEVLTHDVPYHDYFYTINRYTLTRVARNKSRLRISTELRYRKQPWGLVKAFIEKNFWSGLEDYFRHLESELTKMESAYLAEMHRQSPKEKASKPPTVRRRKRPHAHLRVPHLEEVMSPVTTPTDEDVGHRIKHVAGSTQTRHIPEDSPNGFHLQSVSKLLLVISCVLVLLVILNMMLFYKLWMLEYTTQTLTAWQGLRLQERLPQSQTEWAQLLESQQKYHDTELQKWREIIKSSVMLLDQMKDSLINLQSGIRSRDYTSESDEKRNRYH, translated from the exons atgacaaaagaaaaaacagctcgCCTCATTCCTAACGCCATCCAAGTTTGCACTGATTCAGAAAAG CACTTTTTCACTTCCTTCGGGGCCCGGGATCGAACGTACATGATGATGTTTCGGCTCTGGCAGAACGCGCTCCTAGAAAAG CCTCTATGTCCCAAGGAGCTCTGGCACTTTGTCCACCAGTGCTACGGGAACGAGTTGGGCCTCACCAGTGATGACGAGGACTATGTACCCCCTGATGATGACTTCAACACGATGGG CTACTGTGAGGAGATCCCTGTGGAAGAGAACGAAGTGAATGACAGCTCTTCCAAAAGCAGCATAGAGACCAAGCCGGACGCCAGCCCTCAGCTGCCCAAGAAATCCATCACCAACAGCACGCTGACGTCCACGGGCAGCAGCGAAGCCCCCGTCTCG TTCGACGGGCTGGCCCTGGAGGAGGAGGCACTGGAGGGAGATGGGTCCCTGGAGAAGGAGCTGGCCATCGACAGCATCATAGGGGAGAAGATGGACATCATCGCTCCGGTGACCTCCCCCTCACTGGACTTCAACGACAACGAGGACATCCCCACCGAGCTCAGTGACTCCTCTGACACCCATGACGAAG GAGAAGTCCAGGCCTTCTATGAGGACCTGAGCGGCCGGCAGTATGTGAATGAAGTCTTCAACTTCAGCGTGGACAAGCTGTACGACCTCCTTTTCACCAACTCACCCTTCCAGCGGGACTTCATGGAGCAGCGACGCTTCTCTG ATATCATTTTCCATCcttggaaaaaggaagagaatggaaACCAGAGCCGAGTGATTCTTTACACCATCACCCTCACCAACCCTCTGGCTCCCAAAACTGCCACTGTCAGGGAGACCCAG ACCATGTACAAGGCCAGCCAGGAGAGTGAATGTTACGTCATTGACGCCGAGGTCCTCACGCACGACGTGCCGTATCACGACTACTTCTACACCATCAATCGCTATACTCTGACCCGCGTGGCTCGCAACAAGAGTCGACTCAG GATCTCCACAGAGCTGCGCTATCGGAAACAGCCCTGGGGGTTAGTGAAAGCCTTCATCGAGAAGAACTTCTGGAGTGGGCTGGAGGACTACTTCCGCCATCTAG AGAGTGAGTTGACCAAAATGGAGAGCGCCTACCTGGCTGAGATGCACAGACAGTCTCCCAAAGAGAAGGCCAGCAAGCCCCCGACGGTGCGGAGAAGGAAGCGTCCCCATGCCCACCTGCGGGTCCCTCACCTGGAAGAGGTGATGAGCCCTGTTACCACGCCCACTGATGAAGATGTGGGCCACAGGATCAAGCACGTGGCAG GTTCCACGCAGACACGGCATATCCCCGAGGACAGCCCCAACGGTTTCCACCTGCAGAGCGTGTCCAAGCTGCTGCTGGTTATCAGCTGTGT TCTGGTGCTGCTGGTCATTCTTAACATGATGCTCTTCTATAAACTCTGGATGCTGGAATATACCACACAGACCCTCACTGCCTGGCAGGGTCTCAGGCTACAAGAAAG GTTACCCCAATCTCAGACAGAATGGGCCCAGCTTTTAGAGTCCCAACAAAAGTACCACGATACTGAGCTACAAAAATGGAGGGAGATCATCAAATCCTCAGTGATGCTCCTGGACCAG ATGAAGGACTCGCTCATCAACCTCCAGAGCGGCATCAGGTCCCGGGACTACACGTCCGAAAGTGACGAGAAGAGGAACCGCTATCATTGA
- the GRAMD1B gene encoding protein Aster-B isoform X8 gives MESLTESGVLWSLLLEQDSQALRSHLTRFTDVPAGAEHCCWHGSEEIPAVLSPTYKQRNEDFRKLFKQLPDTERLIVDYSCALQRDILLQGRLYLSENWICFYSNIFRWETLLTVRLKDICSMTKEKTARLIPNAIQVCTDSEKHFFTSFGARDRTYMMMFRLWQNALLEKPLCPKELWHFVHQCYGNELGLTSDDEDYVPPDDDFNTMGYCEEIPVEENEVNDSSSKSSIETKPDASPQLPKKSITNSTLTSTGSSEAPVSFDGLALEEEALEGDGSLEKELAIDSIIGEKMDIIAPVTSPSLDFNDNEDIPTELSDSSDTHDEGEVQAFYEDLSGRQYVNEVFNFSVDKLYDLLFTNSPFQRDFMEQRRFSDIIFHPWKKEENGNQSRVILYTITLTNPLAPKTATVRETQTMYKASQESECYVIDAEVLTHDVPYHDYFYTINRYTLTRVARNKSRLRISTELRYRKQPWGLVKAFIEKNFWSGLEDYFRHLESELTKMESAYLAEMHRQSPKEKASKPPTVRRRKRPHAHLRVPHLEEVMSPVTTPTDEDVGHRIKHVAGSTQTRHIPEDSPNGFHLQSVSKLLLVISCVLVLLVILNMMLFYKLWMLEYTTQTLTAWQGLRLQERLPQSQTEWAQLLESQQKYHDTELQKWREIIKSSVMLLDQMKDSLINLQSGIRSRDYTSESDEKRNRYH, from the exons ATGGAATCTTTGACGGAGTCAGGGGTCCTCTGGAGCCTCCTGCTGGAGCAGGACAGCCAGGCACTGCGGAGTCACCTGACGAGGTTTACCGATGTGCCCGCGGGTGCCGAACACTGTTGCTGGCATGGATCTGAGGAAATCCCTGCC GTGTTAAGCCCCACTTACAAGCAGAGAAATGAAGACTTCAGGAAGCTCTTTAAGCAACTTCCAGACACGGAGCGCCTCATTGTGG ATTACTCATGCGCACTCCAAAGAGACATCCTCCTTCAGGGCCGACTCTACCTCTCTGAAAACTGGATCTGCTTCTATAGCAACATCTTCCGCTGGGAAACTCTG CTGACAGTCCGTTTGAAAGACATCTGCtccatgacaaaagaaaaaacagctcgCCTCATTCCTAACGCCATCCAAGTTTGCACTGATTCAGAAAAG CACTTTTTCACTTCCTTCGGGGCCCGGGATCGAACGTACATGATGATGTTTCGGCTCTGGCAGAACGCGCTCCTAGAAAAG CCTCTATGTCCCAAGGAGCTCTGGCACTTTGTCCACCAGTGCTACGGGAACGAGTTGGGCCTCACCAGTGATGACGAGGACTATGTACCCCCTGATGATGACTTCAACACGATGGG CTACTGTGAGGAGATCCCTGTGGAAGAGAACGAAGTGAATGACAGCTCTTCCAAAAGCAGCATAGAGACCAAGCCGGACGCCAGCCCTCAGCTGCCCAAGAAATCCATCACCAACAGCACGCTGACGTCCACGGGCAGCAGCGAAGCCCCCGTCTCG TTCGACGGGCTGGCCCTGGAGGAGGAGGCACTGGAGGGAGATGGGTCCCTGGAGAAGGAGCTGGCCATCGACAGCATCATAGGGGAGAAGATGGACATCATCGCTCCGGTGACCTCCCCCTCACTGGACTTCAACGACAACGAGGACATCCCCACCGAGCTCAGTGACTCCTCTGACACCCATGACGAAG GAGAAGTCCAGGCCTTCTATGAGGACCTGAGCGGCCGGCAGTATGTGAATGAAGTCTTCAACTTCAGCGTGGACAAGCTGTACGACCTCCTTTTCACCAACTCACCCTTCCAGCGGGACTTCATGGAGCAGCGACGCTTCTCTG ATATCATTTTCCATCcttggaaaaaggaagagaatggaaACCAGAGCCGAGTGATTCTTTACACCATCACCCTCACCAACCCTCTGGCTCCCAAAACTGCCACTGTCAGGGAGACCCAG ACCATGTACAAGGCCAGCCAGGAGAGTGAATGTTACGTCATTGACGCCGAGGTCCTCACGCACGACGTGCCGTATCACGACTACTTCTACACCATCAATCGCTATACTCTGACCCGCGTGGCTCGCAACAAGAGTCGACTCAG GATCTCCACAGAGCTGCGCTATCGGAAACAGCCCTGGGGGTTAGTGAAAGCCTTCATCGAGAAGAACTTCTGGAGTGGGCTGGAGGACTACTTCCGCCATCTAG AGAGTGAGTTGACCAAAATGGAGAGCGCCTACCTGGCTGAGATGCACAGACAGTCTCCCAAAGAGAAGGCCAGCAAGCCCCCGACGGTGCGGAGAAGGAAGCGTCCCCATGCCCACCTGCGGGTCCCTCACCTGGAAGAGGTGATGAGCCCTGTTACCACGCCCACTGATGAAGATGTGGGCCACAGGATCAAGCACGTGGCAG GTTCCACGCAGACACGGCATATCCCCGAGGACAGCCCCAACGGTTTCCACCTGCAGAGCGTGTCCAAGCTGCTGCTGGTTATCAGCTGTGT TCTGGTGCTGCTGGTCATTCTTAACATGATGCTCTTCTATAAACTCTGGATGCTGGAATATACCACACAGACCCTCACTGCCTGGCAGGGTCTCAGGCTACAAGAAAG GTTACCCCAATCTCAGACAGAATGGGCCCAGCTTTTAGAGTCCCAACAAAAGTACCACGATACTGAGCTACAAAAATGGAGGGAGATCATCAAATCCTCAGTGATGCTCCTGGACCAG ATGAAGGACTCGCTCATCAACCTCCAGAGCGGCATCAGGTCCCGGGACTACACGTCCGAAAGTGACGAGAAGAGGAACCGCTATCATTGA
- the GRAMD1B gene encoding protein Aster-B isoform X9 encodes MVEKGSDHSSDKSPSTPEQGVQRSCSSQSGRSGGKNSKKSQSWYNVLSPTYKQRNEDFRKLFKQLPDTERLIVDYSCALQRDILLQGRLYLSENWICFYSNIFRWETLLTVRLKDICSMTKEKTARLIPNAIQVCTDSEKHFFTSFGARDRTYMMMFRLWQNALLEKPLCPKELWHFVHQCYGNELGLTSDDEDYVPPDDDFNTMGYCEEIPVEENEVNDSSSKSSIETKPDASPQLPKKSITNSTLTSTGSSEAPVSFDGLALEEEALEGDGSLEKELAIDSIIGEKMDIIAPVTSPSLDFNDNEDIPTELSDSSDTHDEGEVQAFYEDLSGRQYVNEVFNFSVDKLYDLLFTNSPFQRDFMEQRRFSDIIFHPWKKEENGNQSRVILYTITLTNPLAPKTATVRETQTMYKASQESECYVIDAEVLTHDVPYHDYFYTINRYTLTRVARNKSRLRISTELRYRKQPWGLVKAFIEKNFWSGLEDYFRHLESELTKMESAYLAEMHRQSPKEKASKPPTVRRRKRPHAHLRVPHLEEVMSPVTTPTDEDVGHRIKHVAGSTQTRHIPEDSPNGFHLQSVSKLLLVISCVLVLLVILNMMLFYKLWMLEYTTQTLTAWQGLRLQERLPQSQTEWAQLLESQQKYHDTELQKWREIIKSSVMLLDQMKDSLINLQSGIRSRDYTSESDEKRNRYH; translated from the exons GTGTTAAGCCCCACTTACAAGCAGAGAAATGAAGACTTCAGGAAGCTCTTTAAGCAACTTCCAGACACGGAGCGCCTCATTGTGG ATTACTCATGCGCACTCCAAAGAGACATCCTCCTTCAGGGCCGACTCTACCTCTCTGAAAACTGGATCTGCTTCTATAGCAACATCTTCCGCTGGGAAACTCTG CTGACAGTCCGTTTGAAAGACATCTGCtccatgacaaaagaaaaaacagctcgCCTCATTCCTAACGCCATCCAAGTTTGCACTGATTCAGAAAAG CACTTTTTCACTTCCTTCGGGGCCCGGGATCGAACGTACATGATGATGTTTCGGCTCTGGCAGAACGCGCTCCTAGAAAAG CCTCTATGTCCCAAGGAGCTCTGGCACTTTGTCCACCAGTGCTACGGGAACGAGTTGGGCCTCACCAGTGATGACGAGGACTATGTACCCCCTGATGATGACTTCAACACGATGGG CTACTGTGAGGAGATCCCTGTGGAAGAGAACGAAGTGAATGACAGCTCTTCCAAAAGCAGCATAGAGACCAAGCCGGACGCCAGCCCTCAGCTGCCCAAGAAATCCATCACCAACAGCACGCTGACGTCCACGGGCAGCAGCGAAGCCCCCGTCTCG TTCGACGGGCTGGCCCTGGAGGAGGAGGCACTGGAGGGAGATGGGTCCCTGGAGAAGGAGCTGGCCATCGACAGCATCATAGGGGAGAAGATGGACATCATCGCTCCGGTGACCTCCCCCTCACTGGACTTCAACGACAACGAGGACATCCCCACCGAGCTCAGTGACTCCTCTGACACCCATGACGAAG GAGAAGTCCAGGCCTTCTATGAGGACCTGAGCGGCCGGCAGTATGTGAATGAAGTCTTCAACTTCAGCGTGGACAAGCTGTACGACCTCCTTTTCACCAACTCACCCTTCCAGCGGGACTTCATGGAGCAGCGACGCTTCTCTG ATATCATTTTCCATCcttggaaaaaggaagagaatggaaACCAGAGCCGAGTGATTCTTTACACCATCACCCTCACCAACCCTCTGGCTCCCAAAACTGCCACTGTCAGGGAGACCCAG ACCATGTACAAGGCCAGCCAGGAGAGTGAATGTTACGTCATTGACGCCGAGGTCCTCACGCACGACGTGCCGTATCACGACTACTTCTACACCATCAATCGCTATACTCTGACCCGCGTGGCTCGCAACAAGAGTCGACTCAG GATCTCCACAGAGCTGCGCTATCGGAAACAGCCCTGGGGGTTAGTGAAAGCCTTCATCGAGAAGAACTTCTGGAGTGGGCTGGAGGACTACTTCCGCCATCTAG AGAGTGAGTTGACCAAAATGGAGAGCGCCTACCTGGCTGAGATGCACAGACAGTCTCCCAAAGAGAAGGCCAGCAAGCCCCCGACGGTGCGGAGAAGGAAGCGTCCCCATGCCCACCTGCGGGTCCCTCACCTGGAAGAGGTGATGAGCCCTGTTACCACGCCCACTGATGAAGATGTGGGCCACAGGATCAAGCACGTGGCAG GTTCCACGCAGACACGGCATATCCCCGAGGACAGCCCCAACGGTTTCCACCTGCAGAGCGTGTCCAAGCTGCTGCTGGTTATCAGCTGTGT TCTGGTGCTGCTGGTCATTCTTAACATGATGCTCTTCTATAAACTCTGGATGCTGGAATATACCACACAGACCCTCACTGCCTGGCAGGGTCTCAGGCTACAAGAAAG GTTACCCCAATCTCAGACAGAATGGGCCCAGCTTTTAGAGTCCCAACAAAAGTACCACGATACTGAGCTACAAAAATGGAGGGAGATCATCAAATCCTCAGTGATGCTCCTGGACCAG ATGAAGGACTCGCTCATCAACCTCCAGAGCGGCATCAGGTCCCGGGACTACACGTCCGAAAGTGACGAGAAGAGGAACCGCTATCATTGA